From the Hyalangium gracile genome, one window contains:
- a CDS encoding cytochrome P450 — MRTPSPSAPRSATGPSGHLLSGVLPEVRRDVLGFLLETARRHGDVARYRLGPLTSFLVSHPDGVRQVLQDNVANYTKDHLSYTTARWVVGNGLLTSQGTFWLRQRRLAQPAFHRQRIAAMAGQMVRATTFMLESWEPHAVRGEPLGMMAEMMRLTFRIVGEALFGTDLGPQAETVSRAFTELSEQVTTRFRSFRVLPPVLPFGEDRAFRVARRELDETVFRIISERRRKKGDTGDLLSMLMLARDEETGARMDDQQLRDEILTMLVAGHETTATTLGWIWALLAKHPRVEARLHEELDAVLGGRLPTVEDVPRLTYTRMVVDEALRLYPPAYVFSRKVVRDDVVCGFHIPGGSSVDLSPWVTHRHPEIWEQPEEFLPERFEPERAAQRPRYAYFPFSGGPRQCIGNSFALMEAQLIVATVAQRFRPRLAPDYTLVPEPLITLRPGGGLPMHLERRSAAVSG, encoded by the coding sequence ATGCGCACTCCGTCCCCGAGCGCTCCCCGGAGCGCCACCGGCCCGAGCGGGCACCTGCTGTCCGGTGTCCTGCCCGAGGTGCGGCGTGACGTGCTCGGCTTCCTGCTGGAGACCGCGCGCCGTCATGGAGATGTGGCCCGCTACCGGCTCGGCCCGCTCACCTCCTTCCTGGTGAGCCATCCGGATGGCGTGCGGCAGGTGCTCCAGGACAACGTGGCCAACTACACCAAGGACCACCTGTCCTACACGACGGCCCGCTGGGTGGTGGGGAACGGACTGCTGACGAGTCAGGGCACGTTCTGGCTCCGGCAGCGGCGCCTGGCCCAGCCCGCCTTCCACCGCCAGCGCATCGCGGCCATGGCGGGGCAGATGGTCCGAGCCACCACCTTCATGCTCGAGAGCTGGGAGCCGCACGCCGTGCGAGGCGAGCCGCTCGGGATGATGGCCGAGATGATGCGGCTGACGTTCCGCATCGTGGGCGAGGCGCTGTTCGGCACGGACCTGGGCCCGCAGGCCGAGACGGTGAGTCGGGCCTTCACCGAGCTCAGCGAGCAGGTCACCACCCGCTTCCGCTCCTTCCGGGTGCTGCCTCCGGTGCTGCCCTTCGGAGAGGATCGCGCGTTCCGCGTCGCCCGGCGCGAGCTCGATGAGACGGTGTTCCGCATCATCTCCGAGCGTCGCCGGAAGAAGGGGGACACCGGCGACCTGCTGTCCATGCTCATGCTCGCGCGCGACGAGGAGACCGGAGCGCGGATGGACGATCAGCAGCTGCGCGACGAGATCCTCACCATGCTGGTCGCCGGACACGAGACGACCGCCACGACGCTCGGGTGGATCTGGGCCCTGCTGGCGAAGCACCCGAGGGTGGAGGCGCGCCTGCACGAGGAGCTGGACGCGGTGCTCGGGGGACGGCTGCCGACGGTGGAGGATGTTCCCCGGCTCACCTACACCCGCATGGTGGTGGATGAGGCGCTGCGGCTCTACCCGCCCGCCTACGTCTTCAGCCGCAAGGTGGTGAGGGACGACGTCGTCTGCGGCTTCCACATCCCCGGGGGCTCCTCCGTGGACCTGAGCCCGTGGGTGACCCATCGCCACCCGGAGATATGGGAGCAGCCCGAGGAGTTCCTCCCGGAGCGCTTCGAGCCGGAGCGGGCCGCCCAGCGCCCGCGCTACGCCTACTTCCCGTTCAGCGGTGGGCCTCGCCAGTGCATCGGCAACAGCTTCGCCCTCATGGAGGCCCAGCTCATCGTCGCCACGGTGGCCCAGCGCTTCCGTCCGCGCCTGGCCCCGGACTACACGCTCGTGCCCGAGCCGCTCATCACCTTGCGCCCCGGCGGCGGCCTGCCGATGCACCTCGAGCGGCGCTCCGCGGCCGTCAGCGGGTAG